GTGGGCCTCGAAGAACCCGAGCACCTCGTCCACGACGTCGTCGAAGCGGCGCGTCTTGTAGCCGGTCGGGGTGGTGAGGCCGTTGCCGTGCATGGGGTCGGTCACCCAGAGCGGGTTCGCGTCCATGCCCTTGATGGCCGCGAGGAGCTTCGGCAGCTCGTCGCGGATCTTGCCGGCGCCCATGCGCGTGATGAAGGTCAGGCGTCCAGGCTCGCGGTTCGGGTCGAGCTTCTCGACGAGTGCCTTCATGTCGTCGACCGAGGTCGTCGGGCCGAGCTTCACACCGATCGGGTTCCGCACACGGGACAGGAAGTCGACGTGCGCGCCGTCGATGTCACGGGTGCGCTCCCCGATCCAGATGAAGTGGCCGGAGGTGTCGTACGCCTGGCCGGACCGGGAGTCGATGCGGGTCATCGGGCGCTCGTAGTCCATGAGCAGCCCCTCGTGCGAGGCGTAGAACTCGACGTGCTTCAGCGCCTCGAAGTCGGCACCGCAGGCGTCCATGAAGCGGATCGCGCGGTCGATCTCCTTCGCGAGGTGCTCGTACCGGGCGTTCGCCGGGTTCGACGCGAAGCCCTTGTTCCACGAGTGCACCTGGCGCAGGTCGGCGAACCCGCCCTGCGTGAAGGCGCGGACGAGGTTCAGCGTCGACGCAGCCGTGTGGTACCCCTGCACGAGTCGACGGGGGTCGGCCTGCCGGCTCTCCGGCGTGAAGTCGTACCCGTTGACGATGTCACCGCGGTACGCCGGCAGCGTGACGTCCCCGCGGGTCTCGAAGTCGCTCGAGCGCGGCTTCGCGAACTGCCCCGCCATGCGGCCCATCTTGATGACGGGCATCGAGGCACCGTACGTGAGGACGACGGCCATCTGCAGGATCGTCTTGACGCGGTCGCGGATCGAGTCGGCGGTGGCGCCGGCGAAGGTCTCGGCGCAGTCACCGCCCTGGAGCAGGAACGCCTTCCCCTGGGCCGCGGCGGCGAGCCGTTCACGGAGCTTGTCGACCTCGCCGGCGAAGACGAGGGGCGGCAGCGTCGCGATCTCCGCCGAGGCGGCCTCTGCTGCTGCCGCGTCCGGCCACGTGGGCTGCTGCTTGATGGGGAGCGTGCGCCAATGGTCGAGTCCCTCGATGACGTCCGGATCCTGCAGGGCGACGAAGTCGGTCGACTCGAACAAGGGCGTTACCTCGGTGTTCTGGGCTCACGGCCGGTCGGGCGACCGGATGTCCGGTCGCGACCCGCCGTCCGGCCGGGTTGCCGGACCCTGTGAGCCTACCGTCCGGAGGCCCCGCCGCGCTCCTTCATGACCTGCTCCCGCGCGGAGCTCGCACGCTCCTTGACACTCGTCGCGTAGACGTCGACGTACTCCTGCCGGCTCAGCCCGGCGAGCTCGTGCATTACCTCGTCCGTGACGCTGCGGAGGATGAAGCGGTCGGTCTCGAACCCCTGGAAGCGGGAGAAGTCGAGCGGCTTGCCGAACACGACGCCGACGCGCTTGAACTTTGGGAACCGCTGGCCGATCTGCTGGACCTCACGGGTGCCGACCATCGCGACCGGGACCACCGTGACGCGACCCTCGAGGATCATCCGTGCGATGCCCGTGCGACCGCGGTAGAGCTTGCCGTCGGGGCTGCGGGTGCCCTCGGGGTAGATGCCGAGCTGTTCCCCCCGGGCGAGGACCTGCAGCCCCGTCCGGAGCGAGGCCTCGGACGCCTTGCCGCCGGAGCGGTCGATCGGCAGCTGACCGATCGCGTTGAAGAACGTCTTCGTCGCCCAGCCCTTGAGTCCGCGCCCGGTGAAGTAGTCGCTCTTGGCGAGGAACGAGATGCGGCGGTCGAGCACCGCCGGGAGGATCACCGAGTCGATGAACGAGATGTGGTTCGACGCGAAGATGACCGGCCCCTCGGTGGGCACGTGCTCACGGCCGACGACCCACGGTCGGAACAGCGTGAGGATGAGCGGGCCGAGCAGGAAGTTCTTCAGCAGCCAGTAGGTCATCGATGACTCCGAGGGGGTGGGGTGTGGCCGACCCTACGCCGTCCGGGCGTGGATCCGGGCGAGGTCGGCTGCTCCGACGACACCCGCGTCGTTCACGAGCTCCGCGATCACGAAGTCGGGCTCCGGGTGGTAGCCCCGGGCCGGGAGGTTGCTGAGGTATGCCTGCTTGATCGGCTCGAGCAGCCGGTCCCCCGCGCTGGCGACGCCGCCGCCGAACACGAACAGCTGCGGGTCGAGCACGGCCGACAGCGACGCGCAGGCCTCACCGAGGTGCCGCCCGAGCCGCCGGAGGGCCGCGAGGGCACCCGGGTCGTCCGCGAGGATCAGGTCGCCGACGACCTTGCCGTCGAGCTGTCCACCGTTCTGCTCGCGGGCGTCGGCGAGCGCGGACCCGATGCCGCCGGCGTCCGCGACGTCGTTCGCCATGCGCTGGAGTGCACGACCCGAGCCGTACTGCTCGATGCAGCCGCGGGCGCCGCAGCCGCAGGGCAGGCCGTTCGGGACGATCCGGAGGTGACCGATCTCGCCGCCGGTGCCGAAGCCACCGCGGAACAGGCGGTCCTCGGTGACGATCGCGCCGCCCACACCGGTACCGATCGTCAGCATGGTCATGTCCGACACGAGCCGACCGGCCCCGAAGCGGAACTCCGCCCAGCCGGCCGCGTTCGCGTCGTTGTCGACGGTGATGTGCAGGTCGCCGATGCGCTCCTGGAGCTTCTGGCGCAGGGGCTCGTTCCGCCACCGGATGTTCGGCGTGTAGTAGACGATCGACTGCGACGCGTCGATGAAGCCCGGCGCGGCGACCCCCACCGCGCTGACCTCGTGGGAGGCCCGGAGGCGCGTGACCATCGTCACGACGTCGTCGAGCATGGCGTCCGGGTCCGCAGCGTTCGTGGCGACGCGGTCCTCGGCGAGGATCTCGCCGAGCTCCGAGACGACCGCTCCCGCGATCTTGGTGCCCCCGATGTCGATTCCGATGGCGTGCACGGTCCACGAGCCTACCGGTTCGCCGTGTCCACACCGAACGCACGGCCGGCTCCACGGGGTTCTCCGTGCGACGGCCCTTATGCTGGCGGTGTCGCCTCGACGATGAGGCGTACTCGAATCGAACCGGCCGACGAGGGAGTCACCGTGAACGATCAGCGACCCGAGCGCCTCACCAGTGCCGCCGCCGAACAGGACGCCGCCGCGACCGGCACCGAGCCCACCACGCGGTCTGCCGCGGCCCCGGCGGACGCCGCACCGTCCGGGAGGCACGCCTCGCGTCCCAGCGCCGGTCCTGTCGCGCCCGACCACGGCTCGGCAGCCCGCCTCCTCACCGAGCGTGCGCGGCTCACGCCCGACCGGCCGATCCTCGCGCAGCGGCAGGGCGACACCTGGACGCCCATCACCGCGGCCGAGACGCTCGCCCGCGTCCGTGCCATCGCGAAGGGCCTCGTCGCCGCGGGCCTCGAGCCGGGCGCGCACGTCGCGATCCTCTCCCGCACGCGCCTCGAGTGGACCCTGGTCGACTTCGCGGTGTGGACCGCCGGACTCGTCTCGGTCCCCGTGTACGAGACGAGCTCCCCCGACCAGATCCGCTGGATCCTCTCGGACTCCGAGGCCGTCGCGATCGTCGTCGAGCAGGAGCAGCACGCGCGCCGGGTCGCGGGCATCGCGCCGGACCTGCCCCACCTCGGGCAGCACTGGACGATGGACGGCGGCGGTCTCGACGACCTCGCCCGCCTCGGCGAGGACGTCAGCGACGAAGAACTCGACGCCCGCACGGCCACCGTGCACGGGCACGACGACGCGACGATCATCTACACGTCGGGGACCACCGGCCGGCCGAAGGGCTGCGTCCTCCGGCACGACAACTTCACCGGCACGGTCGAGGGCGCGTCCGAGGCCATGCCCGAGGTCATCTCCGAGGGGTCGTCCACCCTGCTGTTCATCCCGATGGCCCACGTGTTCGCGCGGTTCATCGCGGCGATGTCGCTCTCCGCGGGCGTGCTGGTCGGCCACGAGCCGGACACGAAGGACCTCATGAAGGCCGTGTCGACCTTCAAGCCGACGTTCCTCCTCGCCGTCCCTCGGGTCTTCGAGAAGATCTACAACTCGGCCGAGCAGAAGGCGGACCTCGGCGGCAAGGGCCGGATCTTCCGCGCGGCGGCGGCCACCGCGGTCGCGCACTCCGAGGCGCTGAACACGGGCAAGGTGCCGCTCGGGCTCCGGCTGCGGTTCGCCCTGTTCGACAAGCTGGTCTACGCCAAGCTCCGGGACGCCATCGGTGGGCGCGTCCGCTACGCCGTCAGCGGCTCGGCGCCGCTCTCGCCGCGGCTGTCGCACTTCTTCCGCTCGATCGGCGTCCACATCCTCGAGGGCTACGGCCTCACCGAGACCACCGCGCCGGCCACGGTCAACCGGGCCGCGGAGCTCCGGATCGGAACCGTCGGACGTGCGCTCCCCGGTGTCGAGGTCCGCATCGCCGACGACGGCGAGATCCTCATCCGCGGCGTCGACGTCTTCGACCGGTACTGGCACAACGACGAGGCGACGGACAAGGCCTTCGCCGACGGCTGGTTCCGGACGGGCGACCTCGGCCGCCTCGACGCCGACGGCGTGCTCACGGTGACCGGTCGGGCCAAGGAGCTCATCGTCACCGCGAGCGGCAAGAACGTCGCCCCGGCCCCGCTCGAGGACGGCATCCGCGAACACCCGCTCGTCGGGCAGGCGATCGTCGTCGGCGAGGGCAAGCCGTTCGTCGCCGCGCTCGTGACGCTCGACCGTGACATGCTCCCCGGCTGGTGCGAGGCCCGGGGCATCTCCCCCGTGCTGGACCCGCACGAGGCGGCCTACGACGAGCGGGTGCACCAGGCCGTGCAGGAGGCCGTGGACACCGCGAACCAGCGGGTGTCGCGTGCGGAGTCGATCCGGTCGTTCACGATCCTCGACACCGACCTCACGGAGGCGTCCGGGCACCTCACCCCGAAGCTGACGATCAAGCGTCCGGTCATCATGCGGGACTTCGCCGCGGACATCGAGCACATCTACTCGGGCTCGAAGGTGCAGACCACCGCCACGCCGGTGGTGACCAGCCGTCGCCGACGCGGCTGACGGGACGCGACAGCACTGACGCAACCGCCGGGAGGCCCGGTGCCGGTCCCTGGGACCGGCACCGGGCCTCCCGGCGGTTGCGGTGTGCGCGGGGCGCGACGCGCCCTCCTGCGCTCAGCCCTGCGCGGGCTGCTCCGTGCTGGGTGCGTCGAGCACGGCCGTCGACGACGTCGTCGAGGCGACCGTCTGCGGTCGGAGGTTGGTGCGGGTGCGGTGCGAGCTGAGCTCGTTGTCCTGAGCGGCCATGATGCTGTCCTGGGGGTGTGGGATACGTCGCCGGTGGGAAGCCGACGACGGTACGGTACCTCCTCGTCAGGACAAGACGACAATCCCCCGTGGGGGTGTCACCCGACGACTCAGTGGAACCAGTCCTGCGCGCGGATGTCGCGGAGGGCCTGACGGCGGATCTCCGGGTCGAGCGTCATCACGTAGACGGTGCCGTCGAGGTGGTCGACCTCGTGCTGCAGGGCCTCCGCCATGAGCCCGTCGCCCTCGAGCACGACCTCGTTCCCGTCGACGTCCAGGCCCCGGACCTTCGCGTGCGGGTACCGCTTCGTCGGGTAGCCGAGTCCGGGCACGGAGAGGCAGCCCTCGTCCATGAGCTCGGGCTCGCCGGAGACCTCGACGACCTCGGGGTTGAGGACGTACCCGACCTCGCCGTCGACGTTGTACGAGAACGCCCGCAGGGCGACGCCGATCTGCGGTGCGGCGACCCCGGCGCGGCCGGGCTCCTTGACGGTGTCGATGAGGTCCTGCACGAGGTCCCGGACGCCCTGGGAACCGAGCGCCTCGGGGCGGATCGGGTCGGACGGGGAACGGAGGACGGGATCGCCGAAGAGGCGGATGGGACGGACGGTCACGTTACTGCAGCACCACCAGGAGGTCTCCGGCGTCGACCTGTTGCGTCGCCGGGATCGCGAGACGGCCGACGGTGCCCGCCACGGGCGCCGTGATGGCCGCTTCCATCTTCATCGCCTCGATGCTCGCCACGGCCTGACCGGCTGCGACGACGTCACCGGCGGCGACCTTGAGCGTCACGACGCCGGAGAACGGCGCGGCGACGTGCTTCGGGTCGGACGGGTCGGCCTTCTCGGCGGCCTTCGTCTCGACCTTGACCGAGCGGTCGCGGACCGACACCGGGCGGAGCTGCCCGTTGAGGGTCGTCATGACCGTGCGGAACCCGCGCTCGTCCACCTCGCCGATGGCCTCCAGGCCGACGAAGAGGTCGACGCCCTTCCCGAGCGGCACGGTGTGCTCCTGCCCGGGACGGAGACCGTAGAGGTAGTCGACCGTCGGCACGACCGAGAGGTCGCCGTACTGCTGCCGGACGGCCTCGAACTGCCGCGTCGGCTGCGGGAAGAGCAGGCGGTTCAGGGCCTGCTGCCGCTCCGGGCCCGGGCGGTCGAGGTGCGCGCGCTCGGCGTCGGGCACGGGCGTGACCTCGATGCGGACGTCGCGACCGGCGAGGACCTTCGAGCGGAACGGTTCCGGCCAGCCGCCGGGCAGGTCGCCGAGCTCGCCGGCCATGAAGCCGATGACGGAGTCGGGGATGTCGTACTGCTCGGGGTGCTGCTCGAAGTGCTCGGGGTCGGCGTCGACCGCGGCGAGCTGGAGTGCGAGGTCACCGACGACCTTCGACGACGGCGTGACCTTGGTCGGGCGGCCCAGGATGCGGTTCGCCGCCGCGTACCAGTCCTCGACCTGCTCGAAGCGGTCGCCGAGGCCGAGCGCGATCGCCTGCTGCCGGAGGTTCGACAGCTGACCTCCCGGGATCTCGTGCTGGTACACGCGTCCGGTCGGACCGGGCAGACCCGACTCGAACGGGGCGTACGCGCGGCG
This is a stretch of genomic DNA from Curtobacterium sp. 458. It encodes these proteins:
- a CDS encoding lysophospholipid acyltransferase family protein; the protein is MTYWLLKNFLLGPLILTLFRPWVVGREHVPTEGPVIFASNHISFIDSVILPAVLDRRISFLAKSDYFTGRGLKGWATKTFFNAIGQLPIDRSGGKASEASLRTGLQVLARGEQLGIYPEGTRSPDGKLYRGRTGIARMILEGRVTVVPVAMVGTREVQQIGQRFPKFKRVGVVFGKPLDFSRFQGFETDRFILRSVTDEVMHELAGLSRQEYVDVYATSVKERASSAREQVMKERGGASGR
- a CDS encoding ROK family glucokinase; the protein is MHAIGIDIGGTKIAGAVVSELGEILAEDRVATNAADPDAMLDDVVTMVTRLRASHEVSAVGVAAPGFIDASQSIVYYTPNIRWRNEPLRQKLQERIGDLHITVDNDANAAGWAEFRFGAGRLVSDMTMLTIGTGVGGAIVTEDRLFRGGFGTGGEIGHLRIVPNGLPCGCGARGCIEQYGSGRALQRMANDVADAGGIGSALADAREQNGGQLDGKVVGDLILADDPGALAALRRLGRHLGEACASLSAVLDPQLFVFGGGVASAGDRLLEPIKQAYLSNLPARGYHPEPDFVIAELVNDAGVVGAADLARIHARTA
- a CDS encoding class II 3-deoxy-7-phosphoheptulonate synthase: MFESTDFVALQDPDVIEGLDHWRTLPIKQQPTWPDAAAAEAASAEIATLPPLVFAGEVDKLRERLAAAAQGKAFLLQGGDCAETFAGATADSIRDRVKTILQMAVVLTYGASMPVIKMGRMAGQFAKPRSSDFETRGDVTLPAYRGDIVNGYDFTPESRQADPRRLVQGYHTAASTLNLVRAFTQGGFADLRQVHSWNKGFASNPANARYEHLAKEIDRAIRFMDACGADFEALKHVEFYASHEGLLMDYERPMTRIDSRSGQAYDTSGHFIWIGERTRDIDGAHVDFLSRVRNPIGVKLGPTTSVDDMKALVEKLDPNREPGRLTFITRMGAGKIRDELPKLLAAIKGMDANPLWVTDPMHGNGLTTPTGYKTRRFDDVVDEVLGFFEAHRQVGTYPGGMHVELTGDDVTECLGGSEHIDEATLATRYESLCDPRLNHMQSLELAFLVAEELGAHPHTAR
- a CDS encoding peptide deformylase, producing MTVRPIRLFGDPVLRSPSDPIRPEALGSQGVRDLVQDLIDTVKEPGRAGVAAPQIGVALRAFSYNVDGEVGYVLNPEVVEVSGEPELMDEGCLSVPGLGYPTKRYPHAKVRGLDVDGNEVVLEGDGLMAEALQHEVDHLDGTVYVMTLDPEIRRQALRDIRAQDWFH
- a CDS encoding long-chain fatty acid--CoA ligase — encoded protein: MNDQRPERLTSAAAEQDAAATGTEPTTRSAAAPADAAPSGRHASRPSAGPVAPDHGSAARLLTERARLTPDRPILAQRQGDTWTPITAAETLARVRAIAKGLVAAGLEPGAHVAILSRTRLEWTLVDFAVWTAGLVSVPVYETSSPDQIRWILSDSEAVAIVVEQEQHARRVAGIAPDLPHLGQHWTMDGGGLDDLARLGEDVSDEELDARTATVHGHDDATIIYTSGTTGRPKGCVLRHDNFTGTVEGASEAMPEVISEGSSTLLFIPMAHVFARFIAAMSLSAGVLVGHEPDTKDLMKAVSTFKPTFLLAVPRVFEKIYNSAEQKADLGGKGRIFRAAAATAVAHSEALNTGKVPLGLRLRFALFDKLVYAKLRDAIGGRVRYAVSGSAPLSPRLSHFFRSIGVHILEGYGLTETTAPATVNRAAELRIGTVGRALPGVEVRIADDGEILIRGVDVFDRYWHNDEATDKAFADGWFRTGDLGRLDADGVLTVTGRAKELIVTASGKNVAPAPLEDGIREHPLVGQAIVVGEGKPFVAALVTLDRDMLPGWCEARGISPVLDPHEAAYDERVHQAVQEAVDTANQRVSRAESIRSFTILDTDLTEASGHLTPKLTIKRPVIMRDFAADIEHIYSGSKVQTTATPVVTSRRRRG